One part of the uncultured Bacteroides sp. genome encodes these proteins:
- a CDS encoding AAA family ATPase has protein sequence MGERQIKLTVNKFRAIESAEIELDGITVVSGENGCGKSTLSKLLYYTFKTAIEYDKLVYQELFVSLDKIASGIFGVLEDIYAYFSSQRSIMFPIRPKQANSIADIYSLEDFIKSCIDNIKEEYSSTPTEKPDAYISSIKYFIVSLIDNKGNRKQELEKISWEDLLCELLNKVHLEIDDSKNKIQRRELKLLDSILIRVFNDRTIGQKFNLYERGANIINREIDRIMNVRAVERVLYIDTPMAIGLSNPELAYWKNLDITLKMLDYSSAKETSIEKILSDDILHGNVSFDENVLDRFTYKRADGLEINLLECATGAKSFAAIQLLLKNGFFNDKTLMMIDEPEAHLHPQWIVEFARMIVLLNKELGVKFFIASHSPDMISAIKYISEKEGVSPNLNFYLAEKKNPTDYTYSYRALGTNIDDIYASFNIAFDKIDLYGTVDDEVL, from the coding sequence ATGGGAGAACGCCAAATAAAGCTTACTGTAAATAAATTCCGTGCAATAGAAAGTGCTGAAATCGAATTAGATGGCATTACCGTTGTCTCGGGTGAAAATGGTTGTGGAAAGAGTACTCTTTCTAAACTCTTGTATTATACATTCAAGACAGCAATTGAATATGATAAATTAGTTTATCAGGAGCTGTTTGTTTCATTAGATAAAATAGCCTCTGGTATTTTTGGGGTCTTAGAAGATATTTATGCATATTTTTCTTCTCAAAGGTCAATAATGTTCCCTATAAGGCCTAAGCAAGCTAATTCTATAGCGGATATCTATTCATTAGAGGACTTTATAAAATCATGTATTGATAATATAAAAGAAGAATATTCTAGTACACCAACAGAAAAACCTGATGCCTATATTAGTTCGATTAAATATTTTATTGTGTCTTTGATTGATAATAAAGGTAATAGAAAACAAGAGTTGGAAAAAATCTCTTGGGAAGATCTTTTATGTGAATTACTTAATAAAGTACATTTAGAAATTGATGATTCAAAAAATAAAATTCAAAGAAGAGAACTAAAACTTTTGGATTCTATTTTAATTCGTGTTTTTAACGATCGTACAATAGGACAGAAATTCAATTTGTATGAACGTGGAGCTAATATCATCAATAGAGAGATAGATCGAATAATGAATGTTAGAGCTGTAGAAAGAGTTTTATATATTGATACTCCGATGGCAATAGGATTATCAAATCCGGAACTGGCATATTGGAAGAATCTGGATATAACACTAAAAATGCTTGATTATTCTTCCGCTAAAGAAACGTCAATAGAGAAGATTTTAAGTGATGATATCCTTCATGGAAATGTTTCATTTGATGAAAATGTTCTTGATCGATTCACTTACAAGCGTGCTGATGGTTTAGAAATTAATCTTTTAGAATGTGCCACCGGGGCGAAGTCTTTTGCTGCAATTCAACTACTATTGAAAAATGGTTTCTTTAACGACAAAACACTGATGATGATTGATGAGCCGGAAGCACATTTGCATCCGCAATGGATTGTGGAATTTGCACGGATGATTGTTTTACTCAATAAAGAGCTGGGTGTGAAGTTCTTTATTGCCAGTCATAGCCCTGATATGATTAGTGCTATTAAGTACATTTCTGAGAAAGAGGGAGTGTCTCCAAATCTGAACTTTTATCTGGCTGAGAAAAAGAATCCTACCGACTATACTTACTCTTATAGAGCTTTGGGTACTAATATAGACGATATCTATGCTTCATTTAATATTGCTTTTGATAAAATAGATTTATACGGAACGGTGGATGATGAAGTATTGTAA
- the xerA gene encoding site-specific tyrosine recombinase/integron integrase has translation MKDRLINEIKSAMAEVLNIEQMAKLNITLIQCLHSMEVLEKEINTEKQNRANTKMLSMFISSKHVEGCSSNTLKYYESTIECLFFDLQKDIKDITTNDLRLYLATYQNKKNSSKVTIDNIRRIFSSFFSWLEDEDYILKSPVRRIHKVRTNTLVKEVISDENLEMLRDSCSEIRDLAMIDLLASTGMRVGELVKINRLDIDFHERECVVFGKGNKEREVYFNARTKIHLKRYLDSRTDNNPALFVSLSKPYNRLSISGVEIRLRKLGKKINIGKVHPHKFRRTLATMAIDKGMPIEQLQKILGHVKIDTTMHYAMVNQSNVKIAHRKFIS, from the coding sequence ATGAAAGACAGGCTAATAAATGAGATTAAGAGTGCCATGGCAGAAGTTCTAAACATAGAGCAAATGGCTAAATTGAATATTACATTAATACAATGTTTACACTCAATGGAGGTTTTAGAGAAAGAAATAAATACAGAAAAGCAAAATAGGGCAAACACAAAAATGCTTTCAATGTTCATTTCTTCTAAACATGTAGAAGGATGTTCTTCAAATACATTAAAATATTACGAATCTACCATTGAATGTTTGTTTTTTGATCTACAAAAAGATATAAAGGATATTACGACTAACGATTTACGCTTATATTTAGCTACCTATCAGAATAAGAAAAATTCTAGTAAGGTTACAATCGACAATATTCGCCGTATTTTTTCTAGCTTTTTCTCTTGGCTTGAGGATGAAGATTATATATTAAAAAGCCCTGTTCGCCGTATTCATAAGGTAAGAACAAACACATTGGTTAAAGAAGTAATATCCGATGAGAATCTTGAAATGCTCCGTGATAGCTGTTCCGAAATTCGTGATTTAGCTATGATCGATTTATTAGCTTCTACAGGTATGCGTGTTGGCGAACTTGTAAAAATTAACCGTTTGGATATTGATTTCCATGAACGAGAGTGTGTTGTTTTTGGTAAAGGAAATAAAGAACGTGAAGTTTATTTTAATGCCAGAACAAAAATACACCTTAAACGATATTTAGATAGTAGAACAGACAACAATCCAGCTCTATTTGTCTCATTATCCAAGCCATATAATAGACTAAGTATTAGCGGAGTAGAAATAAGACTTCGTAAATTAGGAAAGAAAATTAATATAGGAAAAGTACACCCGCACAAGTTTAGAAGAACACTTGCTACAATGGCCATTGACAAAGGTATGCCAATAGAGCAGTTACAGAAAATACTAGGGCATGTAAAGATAGATACTACTATGCACTATGCAATGGTTAATCAAAGTAATGTAAAGATTGCGCATCGAAAATTTATAAGTTAA
- a CDS encoding restriction endonuclease subunit S: protein MKNSTKLTFYMINDNLEKQAQAIFKSWFVDFEPFQDGEFVDSELGMIPKGWHVSTLDSFCSLISKGITPKYLDNTGERVIGQKCIRYNKIDLSQSREHFPKSINERWLRYGDILVNSTGTGTLGRVAQVHFIPRKLVVDSHVTIIRAKEELSISYLGGLLCTKQALFESMASGSTGQTDLPREMLKGMLITIPPISIQQRFSEFVSPINSQIVLLQDETSKLACIRDTLLPKLMSGELSVEDI from the coding sequence ATGAAAAATAGTACAAAGTTAACTTTTTATATGATAAATGATAATTTAGAGAAGCAGGCACAGGCAATCTTCAAATCATGGTTTGTTGATTTTGAGCCTTTTCAGGATGGGGAATTTGTAGATAGTGAACTAGGGATGATTCCTAAAGGATGGCATGTTTCTACATTAGACAGCTTTTGCTCGCTTATTAGTAAAGGTATAACACCTAAGTATTTAGATAATACCGGAGAACGTGTGATTGGACAAAAATGTATAAGATATAATAAGATTGATTTATCTCAGTCAAGAGAACATTTTCCAAAATCAATAAATGAAAGATGGCTACGTTATGGAGATATATTAGTAAACTCAACAGGGACTGGTACTTTAGGAAGAGTTGCACAAGTGCATTTTATACCTCGAAAACTTGTTGTAGATTCTCATGTAACAATAATACGCGCAAAAGAAGAACTCTCAATTAGTTATTTGGGTGGCTTATTATGTACTAAGCAGGCTCTTTTTGAATCAATGGCTTCTGGAAGTACTGGACAAACAGATTTACCTCGTGAGATGTTAAAAGGCATGCTTATAACAATTCCACCAATTTCTATTCAACAAAGATTTTCGGAATTTGTATCTCCAATAAATAGTCAAATTGTTTTGTTACAAGATGAAACAAGTAAACTCGCATGTATAAGAGACACTCTTTTACCAAAATTAATGTCCGGTGAACTATCTGTTGAAGATATTTAG